In Plasmodium gaboni strain SY75 chromosome 14, whole genome shotgun sequence, one genomic interval encodes:
- a CDS encoding hypothetical protein (conserved Plasmodium protein, unknown function), whose protein sequence is MMNRLILNKATSSNDEPTPGYLFNEITQMTFCSKESLGLVGEYLLKKLQRTDLNVKLKTLKIMKHLCDKKRGDFRNFLKKKMDIIKECQQCNIVNDELKGETPSMLVRKEATDLIKLIYSYDATENVMKSSSNNSQDTMKNNRIEGFGNTVFDNKNNQPNQHNNQHNNIYNHSNNNNIYNNNDRNLKNNMETYGNKFISNNYNNKNNYMSKMSGFGNPYFNQNPVQKTKGEIAIKYLNDVANKYIPSSFVNKINRVSASLSKNYSNGSLNIHSIMNGRAFNKGLEKNHIKRSESYYHNKNNINSINSINNINNINSINSMHYMNNHHNNNSYNNNYYNNSRRNDNVRKPQEIQQAGLYENKIIQDILLTTGINKVPSENILNEFAIKCKTLDTKLIVSILTDKLKKNIHDEEENCKYKYKVLSIIKHLLFFRTNEEKETLMETLEVLIQNLKNQTLEELYKCKEIKQLKKIVIEIFVLMGLQKKTDTQENEKNKNFNIYQNQASMEIPNLLDIDDDIKPPPNNNNNKMTMGDSKIFYNEKNKSHDLMSLSQNISNGTQTKNNKTGFDNNEHFKNQWNNKKDENMENLLCDFENISINNKELFNSLNVKDNNTQISYNNMRSNQNTDKTYYNTQQGNNKNNMNNNYNNNDKFNFMNSNNDLIFFENKKENNTKEINISSKQTNQTKLNDEGLFFHLNQQNIYQDENKLIDINNDTTNNSLNTYFNNISQNTYEKDNITNATSLNNNIKTSSNISHDNKTSNINYFHDHHLKMGDDQIDNFFNSFTLSSKKNEQNNTKPNVKIDAFELLSDQMKL, encoded by the exons ATGATGAATCGGCTAATTCTGAACAAAGCCACCTCATCAAATGATGAGCCGACACCTGGCTATTTATTCAACGAGATAACCCAAATGACATTTTGCTCAAAAGAATCTTTAGGTTTAGTAGGagaatatttattaaagaAATTACAAAGAACAGATTTAAATGTAAAATTAAAGacattaaaaattatgaaacATTTATGTGATAAGAAGAGAGGAGATTTTCgaaattttttaaagaagaaaatgGATATAATTAAAGAGTGTCAACAATGTAATATTGTAAATGATGAATTAAAAGGTGAGACTCCATCTATGTTAGTACGTAAAGAAGCAACTGATTTGATTAAGTtaatttattcatatgatGCTACAGAAAATGTTATGAAAAGTTCATCAAATAATAGTCAAGATACTATGAAAAATAACAGAATTGAAGGATTTGGAAATACTGtatttgataataaaaataatcaaCCTAATCAACATAATAATcaacataataatatatataatcatagtaataataataatatatataataataatgatagaaatcttaaaaataatatggaaacatatggaaataaatttataagtaataattataataataaaaataattatatgagTAAAATGTCAGGTTTTGGTAACCCTTATTTTAATCAAAATCCAGTACAAAAAACTAAAGGAGAAATAGctataaaatatttaaatgatgtagctaataaatatataccCTCTTCttttgtaaataaaattaatagaGTCAGTGCATCTCTAAGcaaaaattattcaaatGGTTCATTGAATATACATAGTATAATGAATGGTCGAGCATTTAATAAAGGTCTCGAAAAAAACCATATCAAAAGATCAGAAAGTTATTATcacaataaaaataatataaatagtataaatagtataaataatataaataatataaatagtaTAAATAGTATGcattatatgaataatcaccataataataatagttataataataattattataataattccAGAAGAAATGATAACGTAAGAAAACCACAAGAAATACAACAAGCAGGATTATATGAgaataaaattattcaaGACATATTACTTACAACTGGTATTAATAAAGTACCATCAGAAAATATACTTAACGAATTTGCTATAAAATGTAAAACTTTAGATACCAAATTAATCGTTTCAATACTTACAGAtaaattaaagaaaaatattcatgacgaagaagaaaattgtaaatacaaatataaagtattatctattataaaacatttattattctttagaactaatgaagaaaaagaaacTCTTATGGAAACTCTAGAAGTCTTAATACAGAATCTAAAAAATCAAACATTagaagaattatataaatgtaaagaaattaaacaattaaaaaaaattgttataGAAATATTTGTTCTCATGGgattacaaaaaaaaacagacacccaagaaaatgaaaaaaataaaaattttaatatatatcaaaacCAGGCATCTATGGAAATACCAAATTTATTAGATATCgatgatgatataaaacCACCTcctaataataataataataagatgACAATGGGTgattcaaaaatattttataatgaaaaaaataaatcacATGATCTTATGTCGCTTAGtcaaaatatttcaaatgGCACCCAAACCAAAAACAATAAAACGg GCTTTGATAACAATGAACATTTTAAGAATCAATGGAATAACAAAAAGGATGAAAACATGGAAAATCTTTTGTGCgattttgaaaatatatcaattaataataaagaattatttaatagTCTAAATGTTAAGGATAATAACACCCAAATATCATACAATAATATGAGGTCTAATCAAAATACAGATAAAACTTATTATAATACACAACAAGgtaacaataaaaataatatgaataacaattataataataatgataaatttaattttatgaaCTCTAATAATGATctcatattttttgaaaataaaaaagaaaataatacaaaagaaataaatatatcatctAAACAAACTAATCAAACTAAATTAAATGACGAAGGATTATTCTTTCATTTAAATcaacaaaatatatatcaagatgagaataaattaatagatataaataatgacactactaataattcattgaatacatattttaataatatatcacAAAATACATATGAAAAGGATAATATAACAAACGCAACatcattaaataataatataaaaacaagTAGTAATATTTCACatgataataaaacaagtaatataaattacTTTCATGATCACCATTTAAAAATGGGTGATGATCAAATTGACaacttttttaattctttcACTTTATCCtctaaaaaaaatgaacaaaataatacaaaacCAAATGTAAAAATTGATGCCTTCGAATTATTATCGGATCAAATGAaactataa
- a CDS encoding putative pyridoxal 5'-phosphate synthase — MNKNLFIKSLTFSRSLKNFYVLSLLNYLKLKIYNKIYVPTLGVSLKRKRSSYILNVRKMEITYLSQDLSQKIDNELMSDEIGYTTEQLMELAGLSISQIIFKEYKPNEFKKILICCGPGNNGGDGLVAARHLKQFGYDVMILYPKVNDKTLFKRLLKLLEHYEINVLRSITPSDLDNYDLIIDSIFGFSFKGEPRKPFDEIIQMINNSNKVVVSVDVPSGINIDSGLSTNSLFINSDMNISLMLPKQGLINYKKKHYLGGRFIPLSIIKKYNLKVPSFSDDNPYVML, encoded by the exons atgaataagaatttatttataaaaagcTTGACTTTTTCTAGATCACTAAAgaatttttatgttttaagtttattaaattatttaaaattgaaaatttataataagaTATATGTTCCTACATTAGGTGTAAGCTTAAAGAGAAAAAGGAGTAGTTACATATTAAACGTGAGAAAAATGGAAATTACT TATTTATCGCAAGATTTATCTCAAAAAATAGATAACGAATTAATGAGCGATGAAATTGGATATACCACTGAACAGCTAATGGAATTAGCTGGTTTATCCATATCtcaaataatttttaagGAATACAAACCaaatgaatttaaaaaaatattaatttgttGTGGTCCTGGAAATAATGGTGGGGACGGTTTAGTTGCAGCTCGTCATTTGAAACAGTTTGGATATGACGTCATGATATTATATCCGAAAGTTAATGATAAAACATTATTTAAA AGATTATTAAAACTACTGGAGCATTATGAAATCAATGTCCTCAGGAGTATAACACCAAGTG ATTTGGATAATTATGATTTAATAATAGATTCTATATTTGGATTTAGTTTCAAGGGAGAACCCAGAAAACCGTTTGACGAAATAATACAg ATGATTAATAATAGCAACAAAGTAGTTGTCTCAGTAGATGTTCCATCTGGAATAAATATCGATTCAG GTCTTTCAACAAATAGCCTTTTTATAAACTCAGATATgaatatttctttaatGCTTCCAAAGCAAGGATtgataaattataaaaagaaacatTATCTCGGAGGACGATTTATACCTTT atccattattaaaaaatataatttaaagGTCCCTAGTTTTTCAG atGATAACCCATATGTCATGTTATAA
- a CDS encoding putative bax inhibitor 1, which produces MDFLNQIKKRQRDINLSNIMNFSPLTNEERNHLMKIYGLLAMGTIVSALSCYVDIYYFKVPKFIASIISLVCSFLLASSCNSHYQLVDTSKKRLVYFAGISSSIGILISDYINYVNYLNPSILPLAFFGSLSIFCCFSLAAIFSKNRISIFLGAVLCAVCSYVALISFMNFFIRSKFIDTTLLYTGFFMYMGFVLFDTQITLFDFRRGNKDYIMHSICLYLDLVGLFTHLLRILGQKEEKKKK; this is translated from the exons atggattTTTTGAATCAGATAAAGAAACGACAAAGGGATATAAATTTATCCAACATTATGAATTTTTCCCCCTTAACAAATGAAGAAAGAAATCActtaatgaaaatatatggTCTTTTAGCTATGGGAACAATAGTTAGTGCCTTAAGTTGTTATGTGgatatttattattttaagGTACCAAAATTTATTGCTTCTATAATTAGTTTAGTTTGTTCATTTCTTTTAGCATCCTCATGTAATTCTCATTATCAATTAGTTGATAcatcaaaaaaaagacTTGTATATTTTGCTGGTATATCATCTTCAATTGGTATTTTAATTAGTGACTACATAAATTATGTTAATTATTTAAACCCATCAATACTTCCCCTAGCCTTTTTTGGAAGCTTATCTATATTTTGTTGCTTTTCCTTGGCCGCCATCTTTTCAAAAAATAG GATTTCCATATTTCTTGGGGCTGTTTTATGTGCCGTTTGTTCTTATGTAGCCTTAATTTCATTTATGAACTTTTTCATAAGATCAAAATTTATAGACACcacattattatatactggattttttatgtatatggg ATTTGTTTTATTCGATACTCAGATTACTCTCTTTGACTTTAGAAGGGGAAATAAAGATTACATA ATGCATTCCATTTGCCTATATTTAGATTTAGTCGGATTGTTCACACATTTATTAAGAATATTAGGAcaaaaagaagaaaagaaaaaaaagtaa